A DNA window from Acidihalobacter prosperus contains the following coding sequences:
- a CDS encoding TonB-dependent receptor, with translation MEFRRKYLARMVHLAAVGGLCLAGGIGNAHADALNLGTVSASNGSTASAESQKSAPHQAPSKTPLKATQPTAVISHHYIKNNVQLSENYGSIAAVSPSVAVTDPNGPGLMESQFLSLRGFQDGQFNVTFDGIPWGDSNDFTHHSTNYFMANDIGHVNVDRGPGSASTIGDATFGGTIAIRSKMPSAAPGLVATLSTGSFNTQVQGLQFDTGNMQHYHDARAFLDIENLSSDGYLTYSSQKRQNYFFKVLRPIGDNTLLTFVAMHNDIHQNVPIGATMAQIRKYGWNYGLSNDPTQQNYYGYNYDKISTYMAYIGLSAVLGDGIRVDNKLYTYGYNHAGYNGADPNGETPNGTNIGNALDAQYGTTLYANDVPGQRMTMVYQSVGDTLRFVQPIAIGDLKYGMWFDHQWNTRSQYEIDWTLGGALNINAGKAGPFGATDRLMYDTLDSAQPYLELDWRITPSLTLTPGVRYAWFKRYLDAQVNQGPTNAPATVSKTWSDAIPSVALHYQVAPHWTAYGQVAKGFLAPNLNLFYTADPNSSINSVKPETTMNYQAGTAYQTRKLALSGDVYYIDFNNSVASRTVAGNTVWYNQGGVIYQGVEGSATVYVGGGFSGYVNGSLNSAKTKTTHQWIANVPKTTAVVGVVYNHGALYGSLLDKYVGSSYGDSGETQPINAYSVANLSLGYKLDAGLAHPVDVRLKIDNLLDKKTIINLAGYTGGANTPLYWTLPSRSMELSVSSKF, from the coding sequence ATGGAGTTTCGTCGCAAGTACCTGGCCCGCATGGTGCATCTCGCCGCCGTGGGCGGCCTTTGCCTCGCCGGCGGCATCGGCAATGCCCATGCCGACGCACTGAATCTCGGCACCGTGAGCGCGAGCAACGGCAGCACCGCGTCCGCCGAGAGTCAGAAGTCCGCGCCGCACCAGGCACCGAGCAAGACCCCGCTCAAGGCCACGCAGCCGACCGCGGTGATTTCGCACCACTACATCAAGAACAACGTGCAGCTGAGCGAAAACTACGGCTCGATCGCGGCCGTGTCGCCCAGCGTTGCGGTAACCGACCCCAACGGCCCCGGTTTGATGGAATCCCAGTTCCTGAGTCTGCGCGGCTTCCAGGACGGTCAGTTCAATGTCACCTTCGACGGCATTCCGTGGGGCGACTCGAACGACTTCACGCACCACTCGACCAACTACTTCATGGCCAACGACATCGGCCACGTCAACGTCGACCGCGGTCCGGGCTCGGCGAGCACCATCGGCGACGCGACCTTCGGCGGCACCATCGCCATCCGCTCCAAGATGCCGAGCGCGGCACCCGGTCTCGTCGCCACGCTGTCCACCGGCAGCTTCAACACGCAGGTGCAGGGGCTGCAGTTCGATACCGGCAACATGCAGCACTACCACGACGCGCGCGCCTTTCTCGACATCGAGAACCTGTCGAGCGACGGCTATCTGACCTACAGCAGCCAGAAGCGCCAGAACTACTTCTTCAAGGTGCTGCGCCCGATCGGCGACAACACCCTGCTGACCTTCGTGGCGATGCACAACGATATCCATCAGAACGTGCCGATCGGCGCGACCATGGCACAGATCAGGAAATACGGCTGGAACTACGGCCTGAGCAACGACCCGACCCAGCAGAACTACTACGGCTACAACTACGACAAGATCTCGACCTACATGGCCTACATCGGCCTGAGCGCCGTGCTGGGCGACGGCATCCGGGTCGATAACAAGCTCTACACCTACGGCTACAACCATGCCGGCTACAACGGCGCCGACCCGAACGGCGAAACGCCCAACGGCACCAACATCGGCAACGCCCTCGACGCGCAATACGGCACCACCCTGTACGCCAACGACGTGCCTGGCCAGCGCATGACCATGGTCTACCAGAGTGTCGGCGACACGCTGCGATTCGTGCAGCCGATCGCCATCGGCGACCTCAAGTACGGTATGTGGTTCGACCACCAGTGGAACACCCGCAGCCAGTACGAAATCGACTGGACCCTGGGCGGCGCGCTCAACATCAATGCCGGCAAGGCCGGTCCCTTCGGCGCCACCGACCGTCTGATGTACGACACCCTGGATTCGGCCCAGCCCTACCTCGAACTGGACTGGCGCATCACGCCGAGCCTGACGCTGACGCCTGGCGTGCGTTACGCCTGGTTCAAGCGCTATCTCGACGCGCAGGTCAACCAGGGACCCACCAATGCGCCGGCGACCGTGTCCAAGACCTGGTCCGACGCGATCCCGTCGGTTGCGCTGCACTACCAGGTCGCGCCGCACTGGACGGCCTACGGCCAGGTGGCCAAGGGTTTCCTGGCACCGAACCTGAACCTGTTCTACACCGCCGACCCGAACTCCAGCATCAACAGCGTCAAGCCTGAGACCACCATGAACTACCAGGCGGGTACGGCCTACCAGACGCGGAAGCTGGCGCTCTCCGGCGACGTCTATTACATCGACTTCAACAACTCGGTGGCCTCGCGCACCGTTGCCGGCAACACCGTCTGGTACAACCAGGGCGGCGTGATCTACCAGGGTGTCGAGGGCAGCGCCACGGTTTACGTGGGCGGCGGCTTCAGCGGCTACGTCAACGGCAGCCTCAACAGCGCCAAGACCAAGACCACCCATCAGTGGATCGCCAACGTGCCGAAGACGACGGCCGTGGTCGGCGTGGTCTACAACCACGGTGCCCTGTACGGCTCGCTGCTCGACAAGTATGTGGGTTCGAGCTATGGCGACAGCGGCGAAACCCAACCGATCAACGCCTATTCGGTGGCGAATCTGTCGCTGGGCTACAAGCTCGACGCCGGCCTGGCCCACCCGGTCGACGTGCGCCTGAAGATCGACAACCTGCTGGACAAGAAGACCATCATCAACCTGGCCGGCTACACCGGCGGGGCCAACACCCCGCTGTACTGGACGCTGCCCTCGCGCAGCATGGAACTGAGCGTGTCCAGCAAGTTCTGA
- a CDS encoding winged helix-turn-helix domain-containing protein has protein sequence MRWILVAGNGPRATAISRRLRHEGFRVSAVDEPGQAVAGLCARPHEGALFVGLTPAHAASLSRLARAALSARGARSIPMIAVCDTAPDAAAADGLPLFWQAGAADESLLLAQLRALLRRADGYPRHHRFGALGLDPQRARVSLDGQSIALRPMEFRLLNLLIEAQGRPVPPTILAGSLWPDRPYCRERLAVQLHHLRRRLGGKSAPVRVQRVKSLGYALATRRISPKRPDTHATPPAL, from the coding sequence ATGCGCTGGATTCTGGTGGCGGGCAACGGCCCCCGAGCGACAGCGATCTCGCGTCGGCTGCGCCATGAAGGCTTTCGCGTCAGCGCCGTGGACGAGCCGGGCCAGGCCGTTGCGGGCCTGTGCGCCCGCCCGCATGAAGGCGCCCTGTTCGTCGGGCTGACGCCCGCGCACGCCGCCTCGCTTTCCCGGCTGGCCCGGGCGGCGCTCTCGGCACGCGGCGCCCGCTCCATCCCGATGATCGCCGTATGCGACACCGCACCGGACGCGGCCGCGGCGGACGGGCTGCCGCTGTTCTGGCAGGCCGGCGCGGCCGACGAATCCCTGCTGCTCGCGCAGCTGCGTGCCCTGCTGCGTCGCGCCGACGGCTACCCGCGGCACCATCGCTTCGGCGCGCTCGGACTCGATCCGCAGCGCGCGCGCGTCAGTCTCGACGGCCAGTCCATCGCCCTGCGTCCGATGGAATTCAGGCTGCTCAACCTTTTGATAGAGGCTCAGGGCCGTCCGGTGCCGCCGACCATCCTGGCCGGCAGCCTGTGGCCCGATCGACCCTACTGCCGCGAACGGCTGGCGGTGCAGTTGCATCATCTGCGCCGCCGGCTGGGCGGCAAGAGCGCCCCAGTTCGCGTACAGCGCGTCAAGTCGCTCGGCTACGCGCTGGCCACCCGCCGGATCAGTCCCAAGAGGCCCGATACCCATGCAACTCCTCCTGCTCTGTGA
- a CDS encoding winged helix-turn-helix transcriptional regulator, whose amino-acid sequence MQLLLLCEPGHSPRRLITALRTRCESINERPWPEAEDDAWPHAEAVIMHGFDDRVVEHVAAARARAGKAALLVVAPLSHSGRLAALEHGADDCLPDDTPGQTLHQRLLALHAITPAALNEGHCVVGDLRIGLSSVDVWRGDRHLRLGMREYQLLRLLALNADRTLSRGELVERVWGIEADPNDNVLDVYVHRLRSKVDKPFAKPLIQTVRGIGYRLAED is encoded by the coding sequence ATGCAACTCCTCCTGCTCTGTGAGCCTGGACACTCTCCCCGGCGTCTGATCACCGCGCTGCGCACGCGCTGCGAATCCATCAACGAAAGACCCTGGCCGGAGGCCGAAGACGATGCCTGGCCGCACGCGGAGGCGGTGATCATGCATGGCTTCGACGACCGTGTGGTCGAGCACGTTGCCGCTGCGCGCGCACGCGCCGGCAAGGCTGCGCTGCTCGTGGTCGCCCCGCTCAGTCACAGCGGCCGCCTGGCCGCACTCGAACATGGTGCCGACGACTGTTTGCCGGACGACACGCCCGGTCAGACCCTGCATCAGCGCCTGCTCGCGCTGCATGCGATCACGCCGGCCGCGCTCAACGAGGGGCACTGCGTGGTCGGCGATCTGCGCATCGGCCTGTCGTCGGTGGATGTCTGGCGCGGCGACCGACACCTGCGCCTCGGCATGCGCGAATATCAGTTGCTGCGCCTGCTGGCCCTCAACGCCGACCGCACCCTCAGCCGCGGAGAACTGGTCGAGCGCGTCTGGGGCATCGAGGCGGACCCCAACGACAATGTGCTGGACGTCTATGTGCACCGCCTGCGCAGCAAGGTGGACAAACCTTTCGCCAAGCCGCTGATCCAGACCGTGCGCGGCATCGGCTACCGCCTGGCCGAAGACTGA
- a CDS encoding IS5 family transposase, translated as MRGADIHQDGLFSTVSPEQRVPKDHPLRPIRRMVDQALKELDADFDALYAHMGRDSIPPEKLLRAQLLMAFYTIRSERLLVEQIDYNLLFRWFVGFSMDDPVWHHSTFTKNRDRLLAGDVARTFFARVLDQARAADLLSSEHFSVDGTLIEALASHKSYRPRDEDAPPSGGGRNPTVDFRGQKRCRETHVSRTDPDALLYRKSEGTTAKLSYLGHLLMENRHGLIVESQTSQATGTAEREAGVELVDALGGSHRITLGADKNYDTQGFVAAMRGRNVTPHVAQNTAGRRSAIDGRTIGHPGYRTSLTIRKRIEECFGWLKTIAGLRKSRFVGREKLDFQFVLSAAAYNLVRMRNLGLAAC; from the coding sequence ATGCGCGGTGCCGACATACATCAGGATGGGCTGTTCAGCACGGTCAGCCCGGAGCAACGGGTGCCGAAGGACCATCCTCTGCGCCCGATCCGGCGGATGGTCGATCAAGCGCTCAAAGAACTCGACGCTGACTTCGATGCGCTGTATGCCCATATGGGCCGTGACTCGATCCCGCCGGAGAAGCTGCTGCGCGCGCAACTGTTGATGGCGTTCTACACCATCCGCAGCGAACGCCTGTTGGTCGAACAGATCGACTACAACCTGCTGTTTCGCTGGTTTGTGGGCTTTTCCATGGACGATCCGGTCTGGCACCACTCCACGTTTACCAAGAACCGTGACCGCCTGCTTGCAGGCGATGTGGCCCGCACCTTCTTCGCCCGGGTGCTGGATCAGGCCCGTGCGGCCGATCTGCTGTCTAGCGAACACTTCAGCGTCGATGGCACGTTGATCGAAGCGCTGGCCTCGCACAAGAGCTACCGGCCCCGGGACGAGGACGCGCCGCCGAGCGGTGGCGGGCGCAATCCCACGGTGGACTTTCGCGGGCAGAAGCGGTGTCGGGAAACGCACGTCTCCAGGACCGACCCGGATGCCTTGCTGTATCGCAAGAGCGAAGGCACGACCGCCAAGCTCAGCTACCTCGGACACCTGCTGATGGAAAACCGCCACGGCCTGATCGTCGAGTCGCAGACGAGCCAGGCCACCGGCACGGCCGAGCGCGAGGCCGGTGTCGAGCTTGTCGACGCGCTCGGCGGGAGCCACCGGATCACGCTGGGCGCGGACAAGAACTATGACACGCAAGGCTTTGTGGCGGCGATGCGTGGACGAAACGTCACGCCGCATGTGGCTCAGAACACGGCCGGGCGCCGCTCGGCCATCGACGGGCGCACCATCGGCCATCCCGGTTACCGAACCAGCCTGACGATCCGCAAGCGGATCGAAGAATGCTTCGGTTGGCTCAAGACCATTGCGGGTCTGCGCAAAAGTCGGTTTGTCGGACGCGAGAAACTGGATTTCCAGTTTGTGCTCAGCGCGGCGGCCTACAACCTGGTGCGGATGCGCAATCTGGGACTGGCAGCATGTTGA
- a CDS encoding TonB-dependent receptor, whose product MRFRNFRRNQLALSILAAMPVVAMAAPAQSTTQPKEAASASDTAKSASSPVYNVGVVSDRLSPLDTLGKLPSMKHIFDSTQSVKVIGKQELDTVGPGMGAGQALEQAPGVNVLNDGPSGAPRASISINGMKTGWGNIGGNANDGMVMVTFDGVPMIDPAYGVWQASEVPQISMFKGISVTYGPGYPVNRWYDNIGGSVNFMPLQPSAKPGVTIGGFVGSFDTQGANFSAQSGSIDGWSTVVAGGVGSSGNFVNGYGFNNPANNYAYYAKTTKTFNGGHLSFGAYTSHSVAYRPVPIPVSPNSNVTIYGVDPNTGNPIPGPVYSQSTTGYYTSLPKSTYWKRAFVNTTLIYSKFEDALTQDTHLHNMLFYRYGNRIHLHYNNLGQSPSVLYQYYNATSHTYGDKLYLSFALPYHNLVSVGGYFVNNQYYSLLDFYNPTQTVNVNGQTLYHSLSLPHHFHSSYLYETDLAAFVQDDFQPTDRFRITPGIRVVNFKSNFVNNAAAAFPINVQYAIGNNGDTQPNSETSFTEVEPSIGANWKITKKLALYANYATGYRSPAGATGTYAHFLVSTLKPQKSTQYQIGVKAYLPHDGYLRNALLSVNYYHLDDTNEIIPIPVVSHAYSLFASGSSTFDGVNLSFVDNPVYSLHLFANLSIERAVYSNYVSPSHGSYNGKPISNVPDHTVNAGVFDEFYREGVIYKPRLWWNYTGAQYIYNNNTGAPTTQKLPAFGLWNAGLKIVLGRQVGFAGMKSLSLRFDVTNLLGKKYNAYEYISGGGYYGIAGQLLAEPGAPRAYYASVEAHF is encoded by the coding sequence ATGCGTTTCAGGAATTTCAGGAGGAATCAGCTGGCCCTGTCGATTCTTGCTGCCATGCCCGTCGTGGCCATGGCGGCGCCGGCCCAGTCAACCACACAGCCCAAGGAGGCGGCATCAGCAAGCGACACGGCTAAATCGGCTTCCTCGCCGGTATACAATGTCGGCGTCGTCAGCGATCGCCTCAGCCCACTGGACACCCTGGGCAAGCTGCCGAGCATGAAGCACATCTTCGATTCGACCCAGTCCGTCAAGGTGATCGGCAAGCAGGAGCTGGATACGGTCGGTCCGGGCATGGGAGCGGGTCAGGCGCTTGAACAGGCGCCCGGCGTGAACGTCCTCAACGACGGCCCCAGCGGCGCGCCGCGCGCCAGCATCAGCATCAACGGCATGAAGACCGGATGGGGAAATATCGGCGGCAACGCCAACGACGGCATGGTGATGGTGACCTTCGACGGCGTGCCGATGATCGATCCCGCCTATGGTGTCTGGCAGGCATCCGAGGTGCCGCAGATATCCATGTTCAAGGGGATTTCGGTGACCTATGGGCCAGGTTATCCGGTCAACCGGTGGTACGACAATATCGGCGGCTCGGTCAACTTCATGCCGCTGCAGCCGAGCGCGAAACCTGGCGTCACGATCGGCGGCTTCGTGGGGAGTTTCGACACCCAGGGCGCTAATTTCAGCGCACAATCCGGCAGTATCGACGGTTGGTCGACGGTGGTGGCCGGTGGTGTCGGCAGCAGCGGCAATTTCGTCAACGGTTACGGGTTCAACAATCCGGCCAACAACTACGCGTATTACGCCAAGACGACCAAAACGTTCAACGGCGGTCATCTCAGCTTCGGCGCCTATACTTCGCATTCGGTGGCCTATCGGCCGGTACCCATACCGGTCAGTCCCAACAGCAACGTCACGATATACGGCGTCGATCCCAATACCGGGAACCCGATACCGGGGCCGGTCTACAGTCAGTCGACCACTGGCTATTACACTTCGCTGCCCAAGTCGACCTACTGGAAACGCGCGTTCGTCAACACGACTCTGATCTATTCTAAATTCGAGGACGCGCTCACGCAGGATACGCATCTGCACAATATGCTGTTCTACCGTTATGGCAACCGTATTCATCTGCACTACAACAATCTCGGTCAGTCACCGAGCGTGCTTTACCAGTATTACAATGCGACCAGCCATACGTATGGCGACAAGCTATATCTGAGCTTCGCGCTGCCCTACCATAATCTTGTTTCGGTTGGCGGCTATTTCGTCAACAATCAGTATTACTCGCTGCTGGATTTTTACAATCCAACGCAGACCGTCAATGTGAATGGTCAGACGCTCTACCATAGTCTTTCTCTGCCGCATCATTTCCACAGCTCGTATCTCTACGAAACCGATCTTGCCGCATTCGTTCAGGATGATTTTCAGCCGACGGACCGTTTTCGCATCACGCCCGGTATCCGCGTGGTGAATTTCAAATCCAATTTCGTCAACAATGCAGCCGCTGCTTTTCCGATAAATGTGCAATATGCGATCGGCAACAACGGCGATACGCAGCCGAACTCCGAAACCAGTTTCACCGAGGTAGAACCCTCCATTGGCGCCAACTGGAAGATCACCAAAAAACTCGCATTGTATGCCAATTACGCGACCGGATATCGTTCTCCGGCGGGTGCGACCGGTACCTACGCGCATTTCCTGGTTTCGACCCTCAAGCCACAGAAGTCGACCCAGTACCAGATCGGGGTCAAGGCCTATCTGCCGCACGACGGCTACCTGCGCAATGCCCTGCTCAGCGTCAATTACTATCATCTGGACGACACCAACGAGATCATTCCGATTCCGGTCGTGAGTCATGCCTACAGTCTGTTCGCGTCCGGTTCGTCGACGTTCGACGGGGTCAATCTGTCGTTCGTCGACAATCCCGTTTACAGCCTGCATCTGTTCGCGAATCTCAGCATCGAGCGTGCGGTGTACTCGAATTACGTCAGCCCCAGTCATGGCTCGTATAACGGCAAGCCGATCTCCAACGTGCCGGATCACACTGTCAATGCGGGCGTCTTCGACGAGTTCTACCGCGAGGGCGTGATCTACAAACCTCGGTTGTGGTGGAACTACACCGGTGCCCAGTACATTTACAACAACAATACCGGGGCGCCGACCACGCAAAAACTGCCTGCCTTCGGTTTGTGGAATGCCGGACTCAAGATCGTCCTCGGGCGCCAGGTCGGATTCGCCGGCATGAAGTCTTTGTCGCTGCGATTCGATGTGACCAACCTGCTGGGCAAGAAATACAACGCCTACGAGTATATTTCCGGCGGCGGTTACTACGGCATCGCCGGCCAGCTACTGGCCGAGCCTGGTGCGCCACGCGCGTATTACGCCAGCGTTGAGGCGCATTTCTGA